A stretch of Lathyrus oleraceus cultivar Zhongwan6 chromosome 6, CAAS_Psat_ZW6_1.0, whole genome shotgun sequence DNA encodes these proteins:
- the LOC127098339 gene encoding peptidyl-prolyl cis-trans isomerase CYP95 isoform X2, which produces MAKKKNPMVFMDVSIDGDPAERMVFELFHDVAPKTAENFRALCTGERGVSPNTGKSLHYKGSFFHQIIKGSIVKGGDFINRNGTGGESIYPKFPDESPKLKHDSLGLLSMAIADRDTLGSHFIITLKADHHLDRKHVAFGKLVQGYDVLKKIEDVGDEEGLPSVTVKIVNSGEHNEDGKKTHKSKIGRNGSTEAISHEVRRKGKHRKSSGDRRKKRKHYSSESDSSSDSDTESSESDTDSDSDLSSSSYTSSSSDDRRRKRKRSRKDKHRHGKRRDKRREKKRRKLDKRSKRKSKRESDSQTDTDSASKSNDSSNGLGLDTQGKIQKHEDHAQRNAEVQSSSVLEKESSPMNLKKREELSNVEDGEFPKENGAQRSNGIGANHRSDRYEERQPDVMDDNPGKSRSRSMSPKQTVSKSMSISPKRGSKIPSISPKERLIRSPSGSRSPHAPSQRSLSRSPVRSISRSPVRGRKGRSISRSPVRGRKGRSISRSPVRGRKGRSISRSPMITHIHRIVSKSPVRSPDRRSFSKSPVRSISQSRRSRSSARVSTRRTVSRSPVRVSRKSFSRSPIRSSARSLSRSSGRAPLRSISRSPVRLAGRGNHRSYSRSRSPVRRARTPQERSLSRSVSPDASPKRIRRGRGFSERYSYARRYRTPSRSPVRYRSRSPVRYRYNGRNDRDRYSGYRRYSPRRNRSPLPRRRTPPRYRSRRSRTPSVSCSPPHRSRRYSPSRSPVRHRSPPRVNRRMSSSLSRSPSRSRSSVESQSPRKASKDNRSRSSSRSSDGGKGLVSYGNGSPDSSQK; this is translated from the exons ATGGCTAAGAAGAAGAATCCTATGGTGTTTATGGATGTGTCTATAGATGGGGATCCTGCTGAAAGAATGGTTTTTGAG CTTTTCCATGACGTTGCTCCAAAGACTGCTGAAAATTTCCGTGCACTGTGTACCG GAGAAAGAGGAGTCAGTCCTAATACTGGAAAATCACTGCACTACAAGGGTTCTTTTTTCCATCAAATCATAAAAGGCTCCATTGTGAAG GGTGGTGATTTTATCAATCGAAATG GGACTGGTGGAGAAAGCATTTACCCCAAGTTCCCAG ATGAGTCTCCTAAGCTAAAGCATGATTCTCTAGGCCTTCTATCCATGGCAATTGCTGATCGTGACACTCTTGGTTCACATTTTATCATCACTTTGAAAGCTGATCACCATCTGGATAG GAAGCATGTAGCTTTTGGCAAACTTGTGCAAGGGTATGATGtattgaagaaaattgaagatGTGGGTGATGAAGAAGGACTCCCATCCGTAACTGTTAAAATAGTTAATAGTGGTGAACATAATGAGG aTGGTAAGAAGACTCACAAGTCAAAAATTGGAAGGAATGGATCTACTGAAGCCATTAGTCATGAAGTGCGGAGGAAGGGAAAACATAGAAAGTCTTCAGGAGACAGAAGGAAAAAGAGAAAACATTACTCATCAGAATCAGATAGTTCCTCAGATTCAGACACAGAATCTTCAGAAAGTGACACTGACTCTGACTCGGATTTGTCCTCTTCATCTTACACTAGCTCTTCTAGTGATGATAGGCGAAGGAAGAGAAAGAGATCCAGGAAAGATAAACATAGACATGGAAAAAGAAGAGATAAACGCCGAGAAAAGAAGCGAAGGAAACTAGATAAGCGATCAAAACGTAAATCAAAGAG GGAGTCAGACAGTCAAACTGATACAGATAGTGCAAGTAAGAGTAACGATAGCTCCAATGGCCTAGGTCTTGATACTCAAGGGAAAATTCAAAAGCATGAAGATCATGCTCAGAGAAATG CCGAAGTCCAGTCATCCTCAGTTTTGGAGAAAGAATCATCTCCTATGAATCTTAAAAAGAGGGAGGAGCTGAGCAATGTAGAGGATGGAGAATTCCCGAAGGAAAATGGAGCGCAGCGTAGCAACGGCATTGGGGCCAACCATAGATCTGACAGATACGAAGAGAGGCAGCCTGACGTGATGGATGATAATCCAGGAAAATCTAG GAGTCGAAGCATGAGTCCTAAGCAAACCGTGAGCAAGAGTATGAGTATTAGTCCCAAGCGTGGGAGCAAAATCCCAAGCATTAGTCCAAAAGAGAGGTTGATCAGAAGTCCAAGTGGTAGTAGAAGCCCTCATGCTCCGTCACAGAGGAGTTTGAGCAGGAGTCCTGTTAGAAGCATCAGCAGAAGCCCTGTGAGAGGGAGGAAGGGGAGAAGTATCAGTAGAAGCCCTGTGAGAGGGAGGAAGGGGAGAAGTATCAGTAGAAGCCCTGTGAGAGGGAGGAAGGGGAGAAGTATCAGTAGAAGCCCTATGATAACACACATTCATAGAATTGTTAGCAAGAGCCCTGTGAGAAGTCCTGACCGCAGAAGTTTTAGCAAGAGCCCTGTGAGATCTATTTCTCAAAGTCGTAGGAGCAGGAGTTCTGCTAGAGTATCAACACGAAGAACAGTCAGTAGGAGTCCTGTGAGAGTGTCAAGAAAGAGCTTCAGCAGAAGTCCAATTAGATCATCTGCCAGAAGTCTCAGCAGAAGTTCTGGCCGAGCTCCTTTGAGAAGCATTAGCCGAAGTCCTGTTAGATTGGCAGGGAGAGGCAATCACCGCAGCTATTCCAGGAGTCGTAGCCCTGTCCGTAGGGCAAGGACACCACAAGAGAGGAGTCTGTCAAGGAGTGTGTCACCTGATGCTTCACCAAAACGTATCAGGAGAGGAAGGGGTTTCAGTGAACGATACTCTTATGCTAGAAGGTACAGAACCCCCTCCCGGTCTCCTGTCAGGTACCGCTCCCGGTCTCCTGTCAGATACCGCTATAACGGAAGGAATGATCGTGACAG ATATTCTGGATACAGAAGGTACTCCCCAAGGCGTAATAGGAGCCCGCTGCCACGGAGAAGAACTCCACCAAG GTACCGAAGTAGGAGAAGCAGGACACCATCTGTATCATGCAGCCCACCTCACCGTTCTCGACGGTATAGCCCAAGCCGTAGCCCGGTTCGCCATCGCTCACCTCCTCGTGTGAATAGGCGCATGTCATCATCCCTTAGCAGGAGTCCATCTCGATCCAGGTCTTCTGTGGAATCACAGTCTCCAAGGAAAGCAAGCAAAGATAACAGGTCAAGGTCTTCTTCTAGAAGCTCAGATGGAGGGAAAGGCTTGGTGTCTTACGGAAATGGCTCTCCTGATTCAAGCCAAAAGTGA
- the LOC127098339 gene encoding peptidyl-prolyl cis-trans isomerase CYP95 isoform X4, whose protein sequence is MLSGLQALVHFHVSCHNGTGGESIYPKFPDESPKLKHDSLGLLSMAIADRDTLGSHFIITLKADHHLDRKHVAFGKLVQGYDVLKKIEDVGDEEGLPSVTVKIVNSGEHNEDGKKTHKSKIGRNGSTEAISHEVRRKGKHRKSSGDRRKKRKHYSSESDSSSDSDTESSESDTDSDSDLSSSSYTSSSSDDRRRKRKRSRKDKHRHGKRRDKRREKKRRKLDKRSKRKSKRESDSQTDTDSASKSNDSSNGLGLDTQGKIQKHEDHAQRNAEVQSSSVLEKESSPMNLKKREELSNVEDGEFPKENGAQRSNGIGANHRSDRYEERQPDVMDDNPGKSRSRSMSPKQTVSKSMSISPKRGSKIPSISPKERLIRSPSGSRSPHAPSQRSLSRSPVRSISRSPVRGRKGRSISRSPVRGRKGRSISRSPVRGRKGRSISRSPMITHIHRIVSKSPVRSPDRRSFSKSPVRSISQSRRSRSSARVSTRRTVSRSPVRVSRKSFSRSPIRSSARSLSRSSGRAPLRSISRSPVRLAGRGNHRSYSRSRSPVRRARTPQERSLSRSVSPDASPKRIRRGRGFSERYSYARRYRTPSRSPVRYRSRSPVRYRYNGRNDRDRYSGYRRYSPRRNRSPLPRRRTPPRYRSRRSRTPSVSCSPPHRSRRYSPSRSPVRHRSPPRVNRRMSSSLSRSPSRSRSSVESQSPRKASKDNRSRSSSRSSDGGKGLVSYGNGSPDSSQK, encoded by the exons ATG TTGTCCGGGTTGCAAGCCTTAGTTCATTTTCATGTTTCCTGTCACAATG GGACTGGTGGAGAAAGCATTTACCCCAAGTTCCCAG ATGAGTCTCCTAAGCTAAAGCATGATTCTCTAGGCCTTCTATCCATGGCAATTGCTGATCGTGACACTCTTGGTTCACATTTTATCATCACTTTGAAAGCTGATCACCATCTGGATAG GAAGCATGTAGCTTTTGGCAAACTTGTGCAAGGGTATGATGtattgaagaaaattgaagatGTGGGTGATGAAGAAGGACTCCCATCCGTAACTGTTAAAATAGTTAATAGTGGTGAACATAATGAGG aTGGTAAGAAGACTCACAAGTCAAAAATTGGAAGGAATGGATCTACTGAAGCCATTAGTCATGAAGTGCGGAGGAAGGGAAAACATAGAAAGTCTTCAGGAGACAGAAGGAAAAAGAGAAAACATTACTCATCAGAATCAGATAGTTCCTCAGATTCAGACACAGAATCTTCAGAAAGTGACACTGACTCTGACTCGGATTTGTCCTCTTCATCTTACACTAGCTCTTCTAGTGATGATAGGCGAAGGAAGAGAAAGAGATCCAGGAAAGATAAACATAGACATGGAAAAAGAAGAGATAAACGCCGAGAAAAGAAGCGAAGGAAACTAGATAAGCGATCAAAACGTAAATCAAAGAG GGAGTCAGACAGTCAAACTGATACAGATAGTGCAAGTAAGAGTAACGATAGCTCCAATGGCCTAGGTCTTGATACTCAAGGGAAAATTCAAAAGCATGAAGATCATGCTCAGAGAAATG CCGAAGTCCAGTCATCCTCAGTTTTGGAGAAAGAATCATCTCCTATGAATCTTAAAAAGAGGGAGGAGCTGAGCAATGTAGAGGATGGAGAATTCCCGAAGGAAAATGGAGCGCAGCGTAGCAACGGCATTGGGGCCAACCATAGATCTGACAGATACGAAGAGAGGCAGCCTGACGTGATGGATGATAATCCAGGAAAATCTAG GAGTCGAAGCATGAGTCCTAAGCAAACCGTGAGCAAGAGTATGAGTATTAGTCCCAAGCGTGGGAGCAAAATCCCAAGCATTAGTCCAAAAGAGAGGTTGATCAGAAGTCCAAGTGGTAGTAGAAGCCCTCATGCTCCGTCACAGAGGAGTTTGAGCAGGAGTCCTGTTAGAAGCATCAGCAGAAGCCCTGTGAGAGGGAGGAAGGGGAGAAGTATCAGTAGAAGCCCTGTGAGAGGGAGGAAGGGGAGAAGTATCAGTAGAAGCCCTGTGAGAGGGAGGAAGGGGAGAAGTATCAGTAGAAGCCCTATGATAACACACATTCATAGAATTGTTAGCAAGAGCCCTGTGAGAAGTCCTGACCGCAGAAGTTTTAGCAAGAGCCCTGTGAGATCTATTTCTCAAAGTCGTAGGAGCAGGAGTTCTGCTAGAGTATCAACACGAAGAACAGTCAGTAGGAGTCCTGTGAGAGTGTCAAGAAAGAGCTTCAGCAGAAGTCCAATTAGATCATCTGCCAGAAGTCTCAGCAGAAGTTCTGGCCGAGCTCCTTTGAGAAGCATTAGCCGAAGTCCTGTTAGATTGGCAGGGAGAGGCAATCACCGCAGCTATTCCAGGAGTCGTAGCCCTGTCCGTAGGGCAAGGACACCACAAGAGAGGAGTCTGTCAAGGAGTGTGTCACCTGATGCTTCACCAAAACGTATCAGGAGAGGAAGGGGTTTCAGTGAACGATACTCTTATGCTAGAAGGTACAGAACCCCCTCCCGGTCTCCTGTCAGGTACCGCTCCCGGTCTCCTGTCAGATACCGCTATAACGGAAGGAATGATCGTGACAG ATATTCTGGATACAGAAGGTACTCCCCAAGGCGTAATAGGAGCCCGCTGCCACGGAGAAGAACTCCACCAAG GTACCGAAGTAGGAGAAGCAGGACACCATCTGTATCATGCAGCCCACCTCACCGTTCTCGACGGTATAGCCCAAGCCGTAGCCCGGTTCGCCATCGCTCACCTCCTCGTGTGAATAGGCGCATGTCATCATCCCTTAGCAGGAGTCCATCTCGATCCAGGTCTTCTGTGGAATCACAGTCTCCAAGGAAAGCAAGCAAAGATAACAGGTCAAGGTCTTCTTCTAGAAGCTCAGATGGAGGGAAAGGCTTGGTGTCTTACGGAAATGGCTCTCCTGATTCAAGCCAAAAGTGA
- the LOC127098339 gene encoding peptidyl-prolyl cis-trans isomerase CYP95 isoform X3, translated as MHVTLKPTQNAAIFVLFCVVRNTMAKKKNPMVFMDVSIDGDPAERMVFELFHDVAPKTAENFRALCTGERGVSPNTGKSLHYKGSFFHQIIKGSIVKGGDFINRNGTGGESIYPKFPDESPKLKHDSLGLLSMAIADRDTLGSHFIITLKADHHLDRKHVAFGKLVQGYDVLKKIEDVGDEEGLPSVTVKIVNSGEHNEDGKKTHKSKIGRNGSTEAISHEVRRKGKHRKSSGDRRKKRKHYSSESDSSSDSDTESSESDTDSDSDLSSSSYTSSSSDDRRRKRKRSRKDKHRHGKRRDKRREKKRRKLDKRSKRKSKRESDSQTDTDSASKSNDSSNGLGLDTQGKIQKHEDHAQRNAEVQSSSVLEKESSPMNLKKREELSNVEDGEFPKENGAQRSNGIGANHRSDRYEERQPDVMDDNPGKSRSRSMSPKQTVSKSMSISPKRGSKIPSISPKERLIRSPSGSRSPHAPSQRSLSRSPGRSISRSPVRGRKGRSISRSPMITHIHRIVSKSPVRSPDRRSFSKSPVRSISQSRRSRSSARVSTRRTVSRSPVRVSRKSFSRSPIRSSARSLSRSSGRAPLRSISRSPVRLAGRGNHRSYSRSRSPVRRARTPQERSLSRSVSPDASPKRIRRGRGFSERYSYARRYRTPSRSPVRYRSRSPVRYRYNGRNDRDRYSGYRRYSPRRNRSPLPRRRTPPRYRSRRSRTPSVSCSPPHRSRRYSPSRSPVRHRSPPRVNRRMSSSLSRSPSRSRSSVESQSPRKASKDNRSRSSSRSSDGGKGLVSYGNGSPDSSQK; from the exons ATGCATGTAACCCTAAAACCTACTCAAAACGCCGCTATCTTCGTCCTATTCTGCGTAG TAAGAAACACTATGGCTAAGAAGAAGAATCCTATGGTGTTTATGGATGTGTCTATAGATGGGGATCCTGCTGAAAGAATGGTTTTTGAG CTTTTCCATGACGTTGCTCCAAAGACTGCTGAAAATTTCCGTGCACTGTGTACCG GAGAAAGAGGAGTCAGTCCTAATACTGGAAAATCACTGCACTACAAGGGTTCTTTTTTCCATCAAATCATAAAAGGCTCCATTGTGAAG GGTGGTGATTTTATCAATCGAAATG GGACTGGTGGAGAAAGCATTTACCCCAAGTTCCCAG ATGAGTCTCCTAAGCTAAAGCATGATTCTCTAGGCCTTCTATCCATGGCAATTGCTGATCGTGACACTCTTGGTTCACATTTTATCATCACTTTGAAAGCTGATCACCATCTGGATAG GAAGCATGTAGCTTTTGGCAAACTTGTGCAAGGGTATGATGtattgaagaaaattgaagatGTGGGTGATGAAGAAGGACTCCCATCCGTAACTGTTAAAATAGTTAATAGTGGTGAACATAATGAGG aTGGTAAGAAGACTCACAAGTCAAAAATTGGAAGGAATGGATCTACTGAAGCCATTAGTCATGAAGTGCGGAGGAAGGGAAAACATAGAAAGTCTTCAGGAGACAGAAGGAAAAAGAGAAAACATTACTCATCAGAATCAGATAGTTCCTCAGATTCAGACACAGAATCTTCAGAAAGTGACACTGACTCTGACTCGGATTTGTCCTCTTCATCTTACACTAGCTCTTCTAGTGATGATAGGCGAAGGAAGAGAAAGAGATCCAGGAAAGATAAACATAGACATGGAAAAAGAAGAGATAAACGCCGAGAAAAGAAGCGAAGGAAACTAGATAAGCGATCAAAACGTAAATCAAAGAG GGAGTCAGACAGTCAAACTGATACAGATAGTGCAAGTAAGAGTAACGATAGCTCCAATGGCCTAGGTCTTGATACTCAAGGGAAAATTCAAAAGCATGAAGATCATGCTCAGAGAAATG CCGAAGTCCAGTCATCCTCAGTTTTGGAGAAAGAATCATCTCCTATGAATCTTAAAAAGAGGGAGGAGCTGAGCAATGTAGAGGATGGAGAATTCCCGAAGGAAAATGGAGCGCAGCGTAGCAACGGCATTGGGGCCAACCATAGATCTGACAGATACGAAGAGAGGCAGCCTGACGTGATGGATGATAATCCAGGAAAATCTAG GAGTCGAAGCATGAGTCCTAAGCAAACCGTGAGCAAGAGTATGAGTATTAGTCCCAAGCGTGGGAGCAAAATCCCAAGCATTAGTCCAAAAGAGAGGTTGATCAGAAGTCCAAGTGGTAGTAGAAGCCCTCATGCTCCGTCACAGAGGAGTTTGAGCAGGAGTCCT GGGAGAAGTATCAGTAGAAGCCCTGTGAGAGGGAGGAAGGGGAGAAGTATCAGTAGAAGCCCTATGATAACACACATTCATAGAATTGTTAGCAAGAGCCCTGTGAGAAGTCCTGACCGCAGAAGTTTTAGCAAGAGCCCTGTGAGATCTATTTCTCAAAGTCGTAGGAGCAGGAGTTCTGCTAGAGTATCAACACGAAGAACAGTCAGTAGGAGTCCTGTGAGAGTGTCAAGAAAGAGCTTCAGCAGAAGTCCAATTAGATCATCTGCCAGAAGTCTCAGCAGAAGTTCTGGCCGAGCTCCTTTGAGAAGCATTAGCCGAAGTCCTGTTAGATTGGCAGGGAGAGGCAATCACCGCAGCTATTCCAGGAGTCGTAGCCCTGTCCGTAGGGCAAGGACACCACAAGAGAGGAGTCTGTCAAGGAGTGTGTCACCTGATGCTTCACCAAAACGTATCAGGAGAGGAAGGGGTTTCAGTGAACGATACTCTTATGCTAGAAGGTACAGAACCCCCTCCCGGTCTCCTGTCAGGTACCGCTCCCGGTCTCCTGTCAGATACCGCTATAACGGAAGGAATGATCGTGACAG ATATTCTGGATACAGAAGGTACTCCCCAAGGCGTAATAGGAGCCCGCTGCCACGGAGAAGAACTCCACCAAG GTACCGAAGTAGGAGAAGCAGGACACCATCTGTATCATGCAGCCCACCTCACCGTTCTCGACGGTATAGCCCAAGCCGTAGCCCGGTTCGCCATCGCTCACCTCCTCGTGTGAATAGGCGCATGTCATCATCCCTTAGCAGGAGTCCATCTCGATCCAGGTCTTCTGTGGAATCACAGTCTCCAAGGAAAGCAAGCAAAGATAACAGGTCAAGGTCTTCTTCTAGAAGCTCAGATGGAGGGAAAGGCTTGGTGTCTTACGGAAATGGCTCTCCTGATTCAAGCCAAAAGTGA
- the LOC127098339 gene encoding peptidyl-prolyl cis-trans isomerase CYP95 isoform X1 yields MHVTLKPTQNAAIFVLFCVVRNTMAKKKNPMVFMDVSIDGDPAERMVFELFHDVAPKTAENFRALCTGERGVSPNTGKSLHYKGSFFHQIIKGSIVKGGDFINRNGTGGESIYPKFPDESPKLKHDSLGLLSMAIADRDTLGSHFIITLKADHHLDRKHVAFGKLVQGYDVLKKIEDVGDEEGLPSVTVKIVNSGEHNEDGKKTHKSKIGRNGSTEAISHEVRRKGKHRKSSGDRRKKRKHYSSESDSSSDSDTESSESDTDSDSDLSSSSYTSSSSDDRRRKRKRSRKDKHRHGKRRDKRREKKRRKLDKRSKRKSKRESDSQTDTDSASKSNDSSNGLGLDTQGKIQKHEDHAQRNAEVQSSSVLEKESSPMNLKKREELSNVEDGEFPKENGAQRSNGIGANHRSDRYEERQPDVMDDNPGKSRSRSMSPKQTVSKSMSISPKRGSKIPSISPKERLIRSPSGSRSPHAPSQRSLSRSPVRSISRSPVRGRKGRSISRSPVRGRKGRSISRSPVRGRKGRSISRSPMITHIHRIVSKSPVRSPDRRSFSKSPVRSISQSRRSRSSARVSTRRTVSRSPVRVSRKSFSRSPIRSSARSLSRSSGRAPLRSISRSPVRLAGRGNHRSYSRSRSPVRRARTPQERSLSRSVSPDASPKRIRRGRGFSERYSYARRYRTPSRSPVRYRSRSPVRYRYNGRNDRDRYSGYRRYSPRRNRSPLPRRRTPPRYRSRRSRTPSVSCSPPHRSRRYSPSRSPVRHRSPPRVNRRMSSSLSRSPSRSRSSVESQSPRKASKDNRSRSSSRSSDGGKGLVSYGNGSPDSSQK; encoded by the exons ATGCATGTAACCCTAAAACCTACTCAAAACGCCGCTATCTTCGTCCTATTCTGCGTAG TAAGAAACACTATGGCTAAGAAGAAGAATCCTATGGTGTTTATGGATGTGTCTATAGATGGGGATCCTGCTGAAAGAATGGTTTTTGAG CTTTTCCATGACGTTGCTCCAAAGACTGCTGAAAATTTCCGTGCACTGTGTACCG GAGAAAGAGGAGTCAGTCCTAATACTGGAAAATCACTGCACTACAAGGGTTCTTTTTTCCATCAAATCATAAAAGGCTCCATTGTGAAG GGTGGTGATTTTATCAATCGAAATG GGACTGGTGGAGAAAGCATTTACCCCAAGTTCCCAG ATGAGTCTCCTAAGCTAAAGCATGATTCTCTAGGCCTTCTATCCATGGCAATTGCTGATCGTGACACTCTTGGTTCACATTTTATCATCACTTTGAAAGCTGATCACCATCTGGATAG GAAGCATGTAGCTTTTGGCAAACTTGTGCAAGGGTATGATGtattgaagaaaattgaagatGTGGGTGATGAAGAAGGACTCCCATCCGTAACTGTTAAAATAGTTAATAGTGGTGAACATAATGAGG aTGGTAAGAAGACTCACAAGTCAAAAATTGGAAGGAATGGATCTACTGAAGCCATTAGTCATGAAGTGCGGAGGAAGGGAAAACATAGAAAGTCTTCAGGAGACAGAAGGAAAAAGAGAAAACATTACTCATCAGAATCAGATAGTTCCTCAGATTCAGACACAGAATCTTCAGAAAGTGACACTGACTCTGACTCGGATTTGTCCTCTTCATCTTACACTAGCTCTTCTAGTGATGATAGGCGAAGGAAGAGAAAGAGATCCAGGAAAGATAAACATAGACATGGAAAAAGAAGAGATAAACGCCGAGAAAAGAAGCGAAGGAAACTAGATAAGCGATCAAAACGTAAATCAAAGAG GGAGTCAGACAGTCAAACTGATACAGATAGTGCAAGTAAGAGTAACGATAGCTCCAATGGCCTAGGTCTTGATACTCAAGGGAAAATTCAAAAGCATGAAGATCATGCTCAGAGAAATG CCGAAGTCCAGTCATCCTCAGTTTTGGAGAAAGAATCATCTCCTATGAATCTTAAAAAGAGGGAGGAGCTGAGCAATGTAGAGGATGGAGAATTCCCGAAGGAAAATGGAGCGCAGCGTAGCAACGGCATTGGGGCCAACCATAGATCTGACAGATACGAAGAGAGGCAGCCTGACGTGATGGATGATAATCCAGGAAAATCTAG GAGTCGAAGCATGAGTCCTAAGCAAACCGTGAGCAAGAGTATGAGTATTAGTCCCAAGCGTGGGAGCAAAATCCCAAGCATTAGTCCAAAAGAGAGGTTGATCAGAAGTCCAAGTGGTAGTAGAAGCCCTCATGCTCCGTCACAGAGGAGTTTGAGCAGGAGTCCTGTTAGAAGCATCAGCAGAAGCCCTGTGAGAGGGAGGAAGGGGAGAAGTATCAGTAGAAGCCCTGTGAGAGGGAGGAAGGGGAGAAGTATCAGTAGAAGCCCTGTGAGAGGGAGGAAGGGGAGAAGTATCAGTAGAAGCCCTATGATAACACACATTCATAGAATTGTTAGCAAGAGCCCTGTGAGAAGTCCTGACCGCAGAAGTTTTAGCAAGAGCCCTGTGAGATCTATTTCTCAAAGTCGTAGGAGCAGGAGTTCTGCTAGAGTATCAACACGAAGAACAGTCAGTAGGAGTCCTGTGAGAGTGTCAAGAAAGAGCTTCAGCAGAAGTCCAATTAGATCATCTGCCAGAAGTCTCAGCAGAAGTTCTGGCCGAGCTCCTTTGAGAAGCATTAGCCGAAGTCCTGTTAGATTGGCAGGGAGAGGCAATCACCGCAGCTATTCCAGGAGTCGTAGCCCTGTCCGTAGGGCAAGGACACCACAAGAGAGGAGTCTGTCAAGGAGTGTGTCACCTGATGCTTCACCAAAACGTATCAGGAGAGGAAGGGGTTTCAGTGAACGATACTCTTATGCTAGAAGGTACAGAACCCCCTCCCGGTCTCCTGTCAGGTACCGCTCCCGGTCTCCTGTCAGATACCGCTATAACGGAAGGAATGATCGTGACAG ATATTCTGGATACAGAAGGTACTCCCCAAGGCGTAATAGGAGCCCGCTGCCACGGAGAAGAACTCCACCAAG GTACCGAAGTAGGAGAAGCAGGACACCATCTGTATCATGCAGCCCACCTCACCGTTCTCGACGGTATAGCCCAAGCCGTAGCCCGGTTCGCCATCGCTCACCTCCTCGTGTGAATAGGCGCATGTCATCATCCCTTAGCAGGAGTCCATCTCGATCCAGGTCTTCTGTGGAATCACAGTCTCCAAGGAAAGCAAGCAAAGATAACAGGTCAAGGTCTTCTTCTAGAAGCTCAGATGGAGGGAAAGGCTTGGTGTCTTACGGAAATGGCTCTCCTGATTCAAGCCAAAAGTGA